tatattttgtaaaatgaGAAATGTTGTGCATTAATACTTAATCATTTAGAAGGTAATCACAATATATTTGACAAATCTTTGATGATTCCCAGATAAGCGATACTCTGACTTAGACAAGATTATTGATTAGAtacagcagaaaatgaaaatagaGATTGACGTTTGAAGGCATGGCAGCTTGGATACACTGATGACTTTAGTGTGTGCAGGACACACTAAAGTCACTAAGAGGAGGTCACGACCCAGAACTGGACTGGTCTGATCATGCTGCTGCGCTCTACAGGAAGGGTAAGAGCAGACTCTACCTGTTGAGGAGACTAAGGTCTTCTGGGGTGCAGGGAGAACTCCTTAAGACCTTCTATGACTCGGTAGTGGCATCAGCCATTTTTTATGGAGTGGTCTGCTGGGGCAGTAGTATCACAGCTGCGGACAGGAAGAGGCTGgacagactgattaaaaaaagccAGCTCTGTCCTTGGATGTCCCCTTGacccagtggaggtggtgggagagaggagaatggcTACCAAGCCATCATCTCTGATGGACAATCTCTCCCACCCTCTGCAGGACACTatcacagcactgggcagctccttcagtaacagactgaaacatcctAAATGTCTGAAGGAGCGGTATCACAGGTCGTTCCTTCCTTcagctgttagactgtacaacaaacactgctcgcagtagaccacacataaccaggctcctcattcctcccttccacgtgcaatatactgtacatttttcaCAAGTGCAATATacctatacatatttatactgtaaatttcaagtacatactgtgtatattctgctgtctataatgtacattcaacATTCTATTTTTCACTAATTTTTTAtagtctaagtgttaatatcttagTATATTGTAATTTTCGTTTTTGGcaatgcatgtttattacttattatctttatctttactgtcttgctgctgtaacaatgcacatttccccactgcgggacaaataaaggactatcttatcctATCTTATCTTAAAAACAATGCTTCAGTTATTGCACCACTGTCATCGCATTAACATGCTGACTTGTGATTTCCAACACATGTTTTTGAAGTACTGAGTTGCTGCTGTTGTATGTTTTATAAAATCGAGAAAGACTTATGGCTTACCTTTGGTATACCTTGCCATCTGTTCCCACTCCAAAAGCCATTCCATCACCTGACACTTCAATCATTGTCATTCTTGGTCCCAGAACATATGTCCAGCCTACAATTGCACGAGTGCTGCGAACAAATTAGATCAGATTAGTCGCTAATCGCAATTAGAACAGAATGTTTCATTTCCCTTTTGATTATGGCTCAAAATTAGACTTAATAGTGCAGTGTCCTTGCAAAATTTGGCTGGGTGAACAGTCTGTGGTTGGTGTAAGATCAGTCTTTGACGATGCTGATtacatgttgttattgtgtcaGCAATGAATCTATTGACCTTACCACTGATAAAACGATAACATTAATTGCAAGACATATATGCCTAATAGTAAATGTAACATTGATATTATCCATACGGATAAAACATTGAAACGTTAAGCACAACAAAGCAGAACACATCAACAGCTAAGTTGTggtttgaatgattaaaaaatggGGTAGCTGAGCTTACACTGCATAGCCTACATTAGCCATCCTGTTCaatatgtactgtgtgtaaCAGGAGAGCTAGGCTTTGAATTTGCTTCAGTGTAAACAATGCAGGGCGACTCATTTTTTATGGAgttaatcactagtttcaggtcttcaatAGAATAGGATGTCAGTGTTGTAAATTACGTCAAGATATTAAACACCTTAACACTGATTTCAAAAGCATTTATGCCTCAGTGCATTTTGGTTGGGGGTAGGGAGTTTAGACCTAAGTAAAAGTACATATTTACTCACACTCTTGGTCCTGTTGAGCTACAATGACATATCTTGATTGCAGTCTTTTGCATTCACATTCTTAGTGCTTTATTATTAAGTGTCTTTTACTCTTTCTGAATTTGTGTATTGAATAGTTCAGACTGGCTTTTAAGAAGAATTAACCCTGATCTCAAGAACTAAACATGCAGTAGCCTTGTCATAATTATAAgctgaaaaagaaaacctcTGATTCTGACACAATATGACACATTCAATAGAAATGCTGCTGATATCAaactttttattatatttcctGATATGAACATTCAGTTTCggaaacatttaaatcatagTGAACCCAGAATTAAAAGGTTTTAAACAAAGTTGTACTTGAAAACTAATTTTCAGAGAAGAAACAACACCAACAGACAGGAAGAAGTTATACATGCGAGTGATTCTTCAGAATGAAAAGACTAGTACAGTGTTAGACTGGTGCTGCTTCTTCTTATTTAGTGCACTGCAACAGCCAACCAGAGGAGGTCACGACCCAAAGATGGTTCAGGTCATAGGTCAAATGACTGATGGGCATGCACATTGGgatttttctccaggttctgcCTTCTCTCCGTGAATCAGTGATGCCAAGTCTGTTGAAAGAGAAGTCAGATAAATGTATGAAACAATCAGCTTAACATGCTGTGGAACTTAGGAATTACACCACTGCAATTTCTTCAACATACAGACTATTTTGTGAACATTAAGTTGAAGTAATTTATATTAAACTAAGATGCAACACCCTTAAATACCAACAATTTTTTTCAAATACCCAGCTAACACTTTAGAGGGACAACTGGCTTACCTTTGAAACACCTTGCCATCTGAAGTCACTCCAAAAACCTCTCCATCAGTTGACACTTCAATCATTTGCATTGTTGGCCCATTCACACGTGTCCAGCCGTCAGGTACACAAGTGTCTGGGTTGACTTTCTGTCATAAgaaacatacatgtgtgtgttttagtaatCTGTGAGTGAATAAGATTTACCTTGGTAAAGATTTGACTGATGCTTTAATGCCCAACCTTTGCCACAAAGGTCCTGTTCCTTGTGTCGAGTCCCCAGCAGCCGTACATTTTCCCACAACTGACATATACCAATGGCTTTGTAAGTCCAGTCCAGGCAAGGGTGCCCACTCCATAATAGCTACAAGCGTATTTGGCTCTCTGACAGTAGGAGTAATTGGTGGTGGGTGCTACTCCAACAACCTGACCATCACCTCCAGCATCCACCTGCTGCAAGGTTTGACCTGAAGACAAGCACAATACATAGGTGCGACTCATTTAGTTATCAAGCCTTTCTTACTGTGCTCTTTGTGCTAAGTACATGCTGCAAACACTGTGAAACTGGTGGTCCCGGTTTTTTATTAACCAACAAAGACTACTGTTCTGGACTGGCCCTATGatatacacaataaacaaatcacATTCATTAATGATAACTCATAAACACAGCACTGCTAATGtggaaataagaataatatttacCATTGACAACTTTCCAGTTTCCGCCTACAAGTTTGTACACCTTGTTGCTGCTGTCACATCCCCACGTTCCTGCAGGTCCCACACTGACATGCTTGAGGCTGGCTAAGCCCAGACTGTACCAGTACCTTCCACTGAGTTGATATGGCCGTCCGTATCTTGTCGCTGCAACCACTTGTCCCATTCCAGCATCAATCTGTCTGATACTATACAGCCTTGGAGCCTCTTTGCATTCCCATGTAGCTGTAAAGACAAAGTCATTAGTAACGTGAAATGAAAAAGCATAAAATCCTCATCTTAGACCTTCAGCAATACATTCTGGAATAAATGAATCTAAAAGTAACTTACAACTCTCAACCACATAACACAACACCAGCAAAAGGGCTGCAATAGCTTTCATGTTGTCCCCGTGTCTGCTCTGTAGGTCACCTCTGGATTGCTCTGTGGATCTGTTGTCCTACATCCCTGGTTTTCGTGGCTTATATACCACTTTGATTGATGCTTAATTACATCCAAATCTGGTTCTGCAGGATGCTGTGGGTCACAATTACAACTTTTGTGATTTGCGTCATAGAGTCACAGAGCTTATTGTTTTGAACTGACAATTATAAATTAATTGTGCCAGTCCTTCAAACTGGGTGTGTGGCCACAGGCCACTGGATTTGCTTGAGTAAATTAAAGACATTTCAGAGatttatttgataaaaaaggATAAGTCCACAAAAGGAAAAGTAAATCCACAGATCGACTCTTATCCCCTCTGAACATGGTCTGAACACGGTCAGAAAACCGCAAACTCCTTTCGCTCTCAAGCCATCCCACACCTTTAGTGCACTTCCTTAAAGATCCCCTTTGCTTCTCTCTCATAAGAaacaaactatgacattttaaattaaataccaATGCTTGAGTACCACAAATATAGTGaacataataattaattaataattaggACCTAACTAAACTTTTTCAAATGTGGTTAAATCATCAGAACTAATATGAATCAAAAACATAATCAATCATGAACTGAAACTACTATGAAATACAGAAATTATTCATATGACACCTACACTATTTCTAAGTCAAATGCCATATTTAAAAACCTCCCCAAATTGAATAGACTTGTTTTTGAAATATGGAAACCCATTCCCAACACATTGAAGTCATGTGTACATAAAGAAGTACACATCTGGAGTCTTGTCCATCTTTGGATTCACATATGCcagcaggttttctcaagcGTTAGCTACATAAAACCCAAGAGCAGGCAGCGAAGACGGGAGgcagtttaacagtttattaACGAATGAGTTAACAGATTAGATATAAatacacaatgtaaacattcaCAGTGCAGTGTGGAAAAAGTATGTGGACCCTTGATTTAATGACTGATTGATCCTGCTTTGGCAGCAATAACCTCAACCAAACGTTTCCCGTAGTTGCAGATCAGACCTGCACAACAGTCAGGAGGAAATTTGGACCATTCTTCTTTACAAAACTGTTTCAGTTCAGCAATATTCTTGGGATGTCTGGTGTGAATCTCTTTCTTGAGGTCATACCATAGCATCTCAATCAGGTTGAGGTCAGGACTCTGACTGGGCCACTCCGAAAGGTGtattttcttctgttgttgatTTAGTTCTGCACTCTGGGTCATTGTCCTGTTGCATCACCCATCCTCTGTTGAGCTTCAGTTGGTGGATAGTTGGCCTTAAGTTCTCCTGCAAAATGTCTTGATAAACTTtggaattcatttttttccattgaTGATGACAATCTGTCCAGGCCCTGAGGCAGCAAAATAGCCCCAAACCATGATGGCCCCTCCACCACACTTCGCAGTTGGGATAAGGTTTTGATGTTGGGGGGTATTGTGCTTTATTATTAAGTTGCTCTTTTGAAAATTGTGTAGTTAATAGTTCAGACTGGTTTTTAAGATGAATTGACGACGATCTCAAGAACTAAACATGCAGTAGCATTGACATAAttataaggtgaaaaaaaaacctttgattCTGACACAAGAGGACACATTTAATGGAAATGCTGCTGAAATCAAACTTTATTATATTTCCTGATTTGAACGTTCAGtttcagaaacatttaaatcatagTGAACCCAGAATTAAAAGATTGTAAACAAAGTTGTacttattttgtacattttgtttggAAAGACCAGAAAACTCATTTTGAGAGGATAAACGACACCAACGGACAGGAAGAAGTTCTACATGCGAGTGATTCTTGAGAATGAAGAGACTAGTCCAGTGTTAgactggtggtgctggtggtggtgctggtggtgctgCTTCTTCTTGAGTGCACTGCAACAGCCAACCAGAGGTGGTCACGACCCAAAGATGGTTCAGATCATAGGTCAAATGACTGATGAGCATGCACATTGGGATTCTTTTCCAGCTGCTGCCTTCTCTCAGTGAATCAGTGATGCCAAGTCTGTTGAGAGAGAAGTCAGATAAATGTATGAAACAATCGTCTTAacagttgtgtttccatcaacAGAAGATCACAAAATTTCTCTTTGATTTTATTTCGGTTTTGCTGTCttttcagtaaaataatgtttgGATTGAGAATTTctttaaacaaatatttgtatGAATAGACACTAAGTTCTGTAATCAGAGTCATGCTGAGGAACTTAGGAATTACACCACTGCAATTTCTTCAACATACAGACTATTCTGTGAACGTTAAGTTGAAGTAATTTATATTAAACTAAGATGCAACACCCTTAAATACTGACAATTTCTTTTCAAATACCCAGCTAACACTTTAGAGGGACAACTGGCTTACCTTTGAAACACCTTGCCATCTGAAGTCAATCCAAAAACCTCTCCATCAGTTGACACTTCAATCATTTGCATTGTTGGCCCATTCACACGTGTCCAGCCTTCAGTTACACAGGTTGTTGAGTTGACTTTCTGTCATAAGaaacatacacatgtgtgtTATAGTAATCTATGAGTGAATAGGATTTATCTTGGTAAAGATTTGACTGATGCTTTAATGCCCAACCTTTGCCACAAAGGTCTTGTTATTTGTGTCGAGTCCCCAGCAGCCGAACATTTTCCCACAACTGACATATACCAATGGCTTTGTAAGTCCAGTCCAGGCAAGGGTGCCCTCTCCATAATAGCTACTAGCGTTTTTGGCTCTCTGACAGTAGGAGTAATTGGTGGTGGGTGCTACTCCAACAACCTGACCATCACCTCCAGCATCCACCTGCTGCAAGGTTTGACCTGAAGACAAGCACAATACATAGGTGCGACTCATTTAGTTATCAAGCCTTTCTTACTGTGCTCTTTGTGCACAGTACATGCTACAAACACTGTGAAACTGGTGGTCCTGTTTTTTAATTAACCAACAAAGACTGTTCTACTGTTCTGGACTGGCCCTATGatatacacaataaacaaatcacATTCATTAATGATAACTCATAAACACAGCACTGCTAATGtggaaataagaataatatttacCATTGACAACTTTCCAGTTTCCGCCTACAAGTTTGTACACCTTGTTGCTGCTGTCACATCCCCACGTTCCTGCAGGTCCCACACTGACATGCTTGAGGCTGGATAAGCCCAGACTGTACCAGTACCTTCCGCTTAGTTGATATGGCCGTCCGTATCTTGTCGCTGCAACCACTTGTCCCATTCCAGCATCAATCTGTCTGATACTATACAGCCTTGGTGCCTCTTTGCATTCCCATGTTGCCCAAGctgtaaagagaaaaaagtgaaatgaaaaggtACAGTATATTCTTTTAAGAATAAAATTCTCATCATAGACCTTAAACGATTCATTCTGGAATAAATGAATCTTACAAGAAACTTACAACACTCAACCGCAAAACACAACACCAGCAAAAGGCAACCTGCAATAGCTTTCATGTTG
This Solea solea chromosome 3, fSolSol10.1, whole genome shotgun sequence DNA region includes the following protein-coding sequences:
- the LOC131456643 gene encoding fish-egg lectin-like, with product MKAIAALLLVLCYVVESSTWECKEAPRLYSIRQIDAGMGQVVAATRYGRPYQLSGRYWYSLGLASLKHVSVGPAGTWGCDSSNKVYKLVGGNWKVVNGQTLQQVDAGGDGQVVGVAPTTNYSYCQRAKYACSYYGVGTLAWTGLTKPLVYVSCGKMYGCWGLDTRNRTFVAKKVNPDTCVPDGWTRVNGPTMQMIEVSTDGEVFGVTSDGKVFQRLGITDSRREGRTWRKIPMCMPISHLTYDLNHLWVVTSSGWLLQCTK
- the LOC131456642 gene encoding fish-egg lectin-like, which codes for MKAIAGCLLLVLCFAVECSWATWECKEAPRLYSIRQIDAGMGQVVAATRYGRPYQLSGRYWYSLGLSSLKHVSVGPAGTWGCDSSNKVYKLVGGNWKVVNGQTLQQVDAGGDGQVVGVAPTTNYSYCQRAKNASSYYGEGTLAWTGLTKPLVYVSCGKMFGCWGLDTNNKTFVAKKVNSTTCVTEGWTRVNGPTMQMIEVSTDGEVFGLTSDGKVFQRLGITDSLREGSSWKRIPMCMLISHLTYDLNHLWVVTTSGWLLQCTQEEAAPPAPPPAPPV